Genomic segment of Iocasia fonsfrigidae:
AAACAGACTAATAATGGTACCAAGACCAATAAAAGGGGCAAATGGTATCCTGGTCTTTCTATCCATTATCCCAGCAATCATTAACACCAAACCAGTAATCGAACCAATTAAGGAAGCCAGAAAAATACCTATTAAGGTAAATTGCCAGCCTATAACGGCACCAATAACAGCAACCAGTTTAACATCCCCCATACCAAGGCCTTTACCATAGAGCAAGGCTAACAATAAAAACAATCCTCCGGGAACTAAAATACCTGTTAATGAACCCATCAAAGAAATATGATTCAAAAATATGGATGAGATAAGGGCAGTAATTAACGCCGGGTAAGTTAGTTTATTGGGAATAATCTTGTATTGTAAATCAATTAATGAACAGACAATTAGTATACAGATTAAGATGCTGTAGATTATAAAGGATATATTAAGACCATAGTTATGATATAAAATAGTAAGCAAAAAAGCCGTTAATACTTCAACTACAGGATACTGCCAGCTGATAGCCTTAGCACAATACCTGCACTTACCCCTGTTCAAGAGGAAACTAAGCATGGGGATAAGGTCTCTTACCTTTAGATACTCACCACATTCTGGACAGTGGGAAGGTGGAGCAATTATTGATTCCTGACGGGGTAGACGGTAGATAAGCACATTGAGGAAACTACCGATTACTGTCCCCAGTAAAAAGATAAAGCTGTATAATAACATAGATTCATCAACTCTTTTAAGATTTAGTTTAATATTAATTTTGTTTATGGAACCAGGTTGGTGATATTAACCTGGTTCCGAATCTACACATGAAACATATTAACAATCCCTAACATTAATCTTCTTCAGTAATTATTTCATAACCATCATCATTTTTCCTTAATACAACATCATTAATACCTTTTGCTGATCCTTTATATTTCATTGTTACTGTAATCTCATAACTATCTTCACCAGGGTTTTCATTATATGCATAACTAAACGACCAGTCATCTGTTACTTCATTAAAATTATCAATATATTGTCCTAAATAATCATCTGATGTTAAATCGACCTCATTACCTGACGGATATTTATTTCCATTCTCTATATAATACATCTCCAATGAAGTCTTAACTGAGCCCAGAAAGGATACTGCTTCAGTCTGAATAGCTTTTTCATTAACCCCGGTTAACCTGGGAACAGCTATTGCAGCCAGTACACTTATCACCGCAATGACAACCAGTAACTCAATTAAAGTAAAACCACTTTCACTCCTGAAAACCTCTCTAAATCTCTTCATAATTTCAAACACCCCTTGTTAAATAAATTTTTATAAAAATATTCCTTTTTATAATATTACCAATTTTCACCCCCTTTTTCTTCTACTTTAGACCCAACTAAATATTTTCCTATCTCTGACATCCTGGCTCCTAAAAATACTGATACATATCAAACATCGGCATCACAATAGATATTACTATAAAACCTACTACCAGGGCCAGCAGGACTATCATCATTGGTTCTATTAGGGAAATAGAGGCATCAATACTACTCTCTACCTCCTGTTCATAGAAAATATTGATCTTCTGCAGCATCTTTTCCAGTGAACCCGATTCTTCACCAATCCTGACCATCTGAACAACCATCCCCGGGAATTCAGGTGCTTCAGCCAAGAGATGGGATAGATTGACACCCTCCCTGATCTGTCCCCGTGCTTCAAGTAAAAGATCAGCATAGACCTTGTTATTAAGCACCTCCTCAACAACAGCTAATGAAGCTAGTAGGTCAATACCACTCCCCAGTAGAACCGCCAGGGTACTGGCAAAACGTGAGACTATAATCTTTTTTATCATCTTACCAAGCACTGGAATCTTAAGAATAAATCTATCCAAGCTATATTTCCCTTTTGCTGTTTTAAGATATTTATATAATATTAAAATCAGTAATACCATAATAATCAGCAAAATCCACCAGTAAGCCTGGACAAAAGCACTTAGTCCCAGTAAAATTCTGGTAGGCCAGGGTAATTCGGCCCCAAACCCGGCAAACATAGTGACAAACATAGGTACTATCCTGACCAGTAGAAAAATAACAACTAATATGGCCACAACTAATATGGTAAAAGGATAATAGAGGGCTGACTTTATCTTGCGGTTTATTTCATCCTGTCTCTCATAATGATTAACCAGTTGATTAAGTATTTTATCCAGCACACCACCGGTTTCACCAGCCTTAATTAATTGACAGTAGAGTGTGGGGAAAACAGCCGGGTATTTCATCATTGTTTCTGAAAGACTCATCCCGGTTTCTATATCCTCCTGCATACCACGAATAACTTCCTTTAACCGTGAGTGTTCAGTTTCCTGGTAAAGGATATTTAGACAATCAACCAGGCTGATCCCGGCATCGATCATGGCAGCAAACTGCTGGCTGAAAATCATCAAATCTTTAGTTTTAACCCTTTTATTCCCTGTCAGGTAATCAGCAAGTTTCTTTTTCTCTTTTTTTTCATTAATAGCAGTAGGATAATACCCCTTTTCCTTCAGTTGTTTAGCTGCGAGATCAGCAGCTTCAACCTCAATAGTCCCACTTATCTTATTACCACTATGATTAACAGCCTCATATTCATAGAGTGGAGACATAAACTTCCCCCCCTTTATTCGTTACTTAGCCAAACCTGGTGATGCCCTTTTTGATATATTCAGGATTAGTAGAACGCCTGACTGCAGTTTCCATACTGATCAATCCCTTTTCGTAAAGTGATATCAGGTAATTATTCATCACTATCATACCGTATTTCGCACCTGTCTGCATAATTGATTCCAGTTGTGAACTTTTACCCTCGCGAATAATATTGCGTACAGCTGGAGTACCAATTAACACCTCCAGCCCAGCCACCATTCCCTCCATATCTGCCCGGGGCAAAAGCTGTTGAGCAATAATCCCGTTAAGTACAGAAGATAACTGGATTCGAACCTGCTGTTGTTGATGAGCTGGAAAAACATCAATAATTCTATCAACAGTCTTGGGGGCATCAGTTGTATGGAGAGTAGCCAGCACCAGATGACCGGTCTCAGCAGATTCCAGAGCAATAGAAATAGTCTCCAGGTCACGCATCTCACCTACCAATATTACATCTGGGTCCTGACGCAGGGCAGCCCGCAGTCCTGCAGCAAATGATCTGGTATCAATCCCTACCTCCCTTTGATGAACAATTGAATTATTATGTTGATGGAGGTATTCAATCGGGTCCTCCAGGGTCAGGATATGACATTTCCTCTCTTGATTAATCTCATTGATCATTGAGGCCAGGGTAGTTGATTTACCACTACCGGTTGGCCCAGTACATAAGACCAAGCCTCTGCGCTGAACCGCCATTTTTTTGAGTATTTCCGGCAACCCCAGGTCATCAATTGTCGGTATCTCTGTCGGAATAATTCGCAGGGCCAGACTAACAGCCCCCCTCTGGCGATAGGCATTTACCCTGAAACGGGAAAAACCGGGAACACTATAAGAAAAATCAAGTTCCCCTTGTTCCTGAAAGGTCTTCCACTGATCCTCATCCATCAGATACCGACATATCTCAATCAGGTCAGCGAAAGTAAATTTATGAGAATATTGTTCATAAGCCCTTAATACCCCGGTAGTCCTGACAACAGCCTGAGAATTTACCGTTAAATGGAGATCAGAAATATTAGCATCTTCAACAACACTCTTTAATAATCCTATTATATCCAGGTCCATAATATTCACCCACCCCTTAGATTATTACCCGCATTAGTTCATCAATTGATGTAAGACCCTGTTTTACTTTGGCCACTCCATCCTGATGGAGTGTTGTCATATCGCAGGAAACAGCATACTTTTTAAGCTCATCCTCCATGATACCCCTGCTAAGCATTTTCTTTAGCTTATCATCAACTACTAAAACTTCATGGACAGCCAGTCTTCCCCGGTAACCAGTAGAACTACACTTATCACAGTGCCGAGCCTGATAAACAGCAGCATCAAGTTCTTCAATCCCTAGTATTTCTTTTTCCTCTTCCAAAAGGAATTTTTTCTCTTTACAGGAACTGCAAAGTCTCCTCAATAACCTCTGTGCTACCACCCCAATAAGAGTTGAGGAGACTAAATAAGGGGGGATACCCATATCTATTAATCGAGTAATCGAGCTTACTGCATCATTGGTATGTAGGGTACTTAAAACCAGGTGACCGGTCAAGGCAGCCCTGACAGCTATCTGGGCTGTCTCTTTATCCCTGATTTCCCCAATCATAATAATATCAGGGTCCTGTCTCAGAATTGACCTTAAAGTACTGGCAAAGGTCAGGCCTGTTCTGGGATCAGCCTGGATCTGATTAATCCCCTTAATCTGGTATTCAACAGGGTCCTCAACTGTCACAATATTTTTAGTTACCGAGTTTAAATAATTTAAAGCTGCAAATAGTGTGGTGGATTTACCACTACCAGTTGGTCCTGTAACGAGTAAAATACCGTGGGGCTGCTCAATTAAGGCTTTAAAACAGGAATAATTATCATCACTAAAACCCAGCTTATTAATATCAAGCAATGAATCATCTTTATTTAATAAGCGAATAACCAGTTTTTCCCCAAATACAGTGGGCAGAGTGGAAACCCTCATATCCAGCTTAACCCCTTTAACATTCATAGTTATCCTACCGTCCTGTGGTATCCTCCTTCTGGTAATATCCAGGTCGGCAATAATCTTAAACCGGGAAATTAAAGCAGCCTGAGTATATTTAGGAGGGGTCATCTCTTCCCTTAAAACACCATCAATCCGATAGCGAACCCTTACCTCCTGTTCCTGTGGCTCAATATGGATATCACTGGCCCTCATCTGAAGAGCCTGGGTGATTATCAAGTTACTCAGTTTGACAATGGGGGCATCTTCTACCATCTCTTTTAACTGATCAAGTTCTGGTTCCTGCTTGTCCTGATAGCTGTCAAGACTATCAAAAATCTCAGCAGTATCCCCTTTATCCATCGAATAGATTGTATTAATGGCCTTCTTAATTAACTTTGCAGCAGCAATACAGCTTTCCACCCTCATACCAGAAGTCAATTCAAGGTCATCAATAGCTACCAGGTCTGTGGGATCACTCATAGCCACCCTTAATTTATTCTTCCTCACCTCAAGTGGTATAACATTATGACGGCGGGCAATATTCTCTGGTATATAATCAGCCAAACGGGGATTAATTATATAATTTGACAGGTCAACATGAGGTATACCCAGCTGAAACTCCAGAACCTGAATCAGGTCTTTTTCCTTTAAGTAATTTAAGTCAATCAGTATCTGTCCCAGCCTCTTACCTGTTTCCTGCTGGACCTTCATAGCCTCCTGCAGTTGTTTTTCTGTCACAAAGTTAAAATTAACAAGTAATTCACCTAATTTTAAACGTCCCTTATTTTTCATTCGACCCACCCTGACTCTCCTACAATTTTATAAATAATCCTTTTATCTGTCTATACAGAAAAATCTAGGACTAAAGTATGATAAGCATAGGACTAAAGTATCATAAAATCCGCCCTTTGTAAATATATTTCTATAAAATTCGTAAAACTCCTGCTTTTTTAGAAATTTTTTCTTTTCTTTAGTATTTCTTTCCATTTGGTTACTTCGGGTTCATGTCCTGTCCATAACTTAAATGACTCTATTCCCTGATAAAGAAGCATTCCTTCACCATTCAAGCATGATGCATTTACATCCCGGGCAGCCTTCAACAAAACAGTCTCTGCCGGATTATATACCAGATCAATTACCAATAAATCCCTGTGCAAAGCCTGGGGCTCTATGACTGGGCTAACCTTTATCTCTGGTGCCATCCCTATTGGTGTAGTATCAATTAAAAGGTCAGCCTCCTTAATCACATTATAATACTGATCAACTGATAGTTCTACATATCCTATGGATAAATTACTATAAGTTTTTTCCAGAAAATCAGCCAGCAGTTTAGCCTTTTTATGGGTCCGGTTAATAATAGTAATTCCTGCTGCCCCACTCTCACAAACTGCTACTCCTACTGCCCTGGCTGCACCACCTGCTCCTACAATAACTACATTTTTTTCTTCAATCATAAAACCTGCATCTTCCTCTATCATCCTTTTTATACCAATTACATCTGTATTATACCCCTTTAAA
This window contains:
- a CDS encoding prepilin peptidase, which translates into the protein MLLYSFIFLLGTVIGSFLNVLIYRLPRQESIIAPPSHCPECGEYLKVRDLIPMLSFLLNRGKCRYCAKAISWQYPVVEVLTAFLLTILYHNYGLNISFIIYSILICILIVCSLIDLQYKIIPNKLTYPALITALISSIFLNHISLMGSLTGILVPGGLFLLLALLYGKGLGMGDVKLVAVIGAVIGWQFTLIGIFLASLIGSITGLVLMIAGIMDRKTRIPFAPFIGLGTIISLFYGEELFSILMSLY
- a CDS encoding type II secretion system protein, which codes for MKRFREVFRSESGFTLIELLVVIAVISVLAAIAVPRLTGVNEKAIQTEAVSFLGSVKTSLEMYYIENGNKYPSGNEVDLTSDDYLGQYIDNFNEVTDDWSFSYAYNENPGEDSYEITVTMKYKGSAKGINDVVLRKNDDGYEIITEED
- a CDS encoding type II secretion system F family protein yields the protein MSPLYEYEAVNHSGNKISGTIEVEAADLAAKQLKEKGYYPTAINEKKEKKKLADYLTGNKRVKTKDLMIFSQQFAAMIDAGISLVDCLNILYQETEHSRLKEVIRGMQEDIETGMSLSETMMKYPAVFPTLYCQLIKAGETGGVLDKILNQLVNHYERQDEINRKIKSALYYPFTILVVAILVVIFLLVRIVPMFVTMFAGFGAELPWPTRILLGLSAFVQAYWWILLIIMVLLILILYKYLKTAKGKYSLDRFILKIPVLGKMIKKIIVSRFASTLAVLLGSGIDLLASLAVVEEVLNNKVYADLLLEARGQIREGVNLSHLLAEAPEFPGMVVQMVRIGEESGSLEKMLQKINIFYEQEVESSIDASISLIEPMMIVLLALVVGFIVISIVMPMFDMYQYF
- a CDS encoding type IV pilus twitching motility protein PilT — its product is MDIIGLLKSVVEDANISDLHLTVNSQAVVRTTGVLRAYEQYSHKFTFADLIEICRYLMDEDQWKTFQEQGELDFSYSVPGFSRFRVNAYRQRGAVSLALRIIPTEIPTIDDLGLPEILKKMAVQRRGLVLCTGPTGSGKSTTLASMINEINQERKCHILTLEDPIEYLHQHNNSIVHQREVGIDTRSFAAGLRAALRQDPDVILVGEMRDLETISIALESAETGHLVLATLHTTDAPKTVDRIIDVFPAHQQQQVRIQLSSVLNGIIAQQLLPRADMEGMVAGLEVLIGTPAVRNIIREGKSSQLESIMQTGAKYGMIVMNNYLISLYEKGLISMETAVRRSTNPEYIKKGITRFG
- the gspE gene encoding type II secretion system ATPase GspE, whose amino-acid sequence is MKNKGRLKLGELLVNFNFVTEKQLQEAMKVQQETGKRLGQILIDLNYLKEKDLIQVLEFQLGIPHVDLSNYIINPRLADYIPENIARRHNVIPLEVRKNKLRVAMSDPTDLVAIDDLELTSGMRVESCIAAAKLIKKAINTIYSMDKGDTAEIFDSLDSYQDKQEPELDQLKEMVEDAPIVKLSNLIITQALQMRASDIHIEPQEQEVRVRYRIDGVLREEMTPPKYTQAALISRFKIIADLDITRRRIPQDGRITMNVKGVKLDMRVSTLPTVFGEKLVIRLLNKDDSLLDINKLGFSDDNYSCFKALIEQPHGILLVTGPTGSGKSTTLFAALNYLNSVTKNIVTVEDPVEYQIKGINQIQADPRTGLTFASTLRSILRQDPDIIMIGEIRDKETAQIAVRAALTGHLVLSTLHTNDAVSSITRLIDMGIPPYLVSSTLIGVVAQRLLRRLCSSCKEKKFLLEEEKEILGIEELDAAVYQARHCDKCSSTGYRGRLAVHEVLVVDDKLKKMLSRGIMEDELKKYAVSCDMTTLHQDGVAKVKQGLTSIDELMRVII
- a CDS encoding shikimate dehydrogenase gives rise to the protein MVNIKTTLLGLIGYPIGHSYSPLLHNSTLRRLGLNYVYLAFSVKPGELADAVVGIRSLNIRGVNVTIPYKEEVISLLDKIDPLAERVGAVNTIVNDEGILKGYNTDVIGIKRMIEEDAGFMIEEKNVVIVGAGGAARAVGVAVCESGAAGITIINRTHKKAKLLADFLEKTYSNLSIGYVELSVDQYYNVIKEADLLIDTTPIGMAPEIKVSPVIEPQALHRDLLVIDLVYNPAETVLLKAARDVNASCLNGEGMLLYQGIESFKLWTGHEPEVTKWKEILKKRKNF